A window from Populus trichocarpa isolate Nisqually-1 chromosome 3, P.trichocarpa_v4.1, whole genome shotgun sequence encodes these proteins:
- the LOC112326843 gene encoding uncharacterized protein LOC112326843 — MQIFSKVLRDTDVRVRFSFPTHCLQHLDFAGNNSVDLHVKDSSGELRVIRCLKRKEDYDKPVLSKGWLKFVADYGLRVGDKVVLHREDDQNLGSQFRIEAKRRINLFGEEVWGDVTRAN; from the coding sequence atgcagATCTTCAGCAAAGTGTTGAGAGATACTGATGTCCGTGTTCGGTTCTCGTTCCCAACTCATTGCTTGCAGCATTTAGATTTTGCTGGAAATAATTCTGTTGATTTACATGTTAAAGATAGCTCTGGTGAGCTTCGAGTTATTCGTTGcctgaagagaaaagaagattaTGACAAGCCAGTGCTTTCTAAGGGCTGGCTTAAATTTGTTGCTGATTATGGACTGAGAGTTGGTGACAAGGTTGTTCTTCATCGTGAGGATGACCAGAACCTGGGGTCACAGTTCAGGATTGAAGCTAAGAGGAGAATCAATCTGTTTGGTGAGGAGGTTTGGGGTGATGTGACAAGAGCTAACTAA